A section of the Candidatus Limnocylindria bacterium genome encodes:
- a CDS encoding FAD/NAD(P)-binding oxidoreductase yields MPARVVVLGGGVGGTLVANLIAKELGREAAVTVVDGTGMHIYQPGFLYVALDQANALWLARDERTLLRKEVALVVDQATRIDPVAQTVTLARSGSLAFDYLVVATGSRLDRSAVPGYGDTHDFYSVEGALRLREELRRFKGGRIVLGVAGIPYKCPPAPVEFVLMTEEYLRKRGIREKSSVTLLSPLNRAFTIESASKLVQPIFDQRGIGLGTFFNVESVDAEKRTVSSIEGETAEYDLLVLVPPHKGSAVVIDSGLGDAGGWMPTDRSTLAHKEYQRIFAIGDATDLPISKSGSTAHFEAPIVASRIASFVRGTAPRVAYGGRVMCFLETGGGRATSLRFDYTHPPAPPKPSRLWHWAKWVFNRAYWVTVPQGRIG; encoded by the coding sequence ATGCCCGCCCGGGTCGTCGTGCTCGGCGGCGGTGTCGGCGGGACGCTCGTGGCGAACCTCATCGCGAAGGAGCTCGGCCGCGAGGCCGCAGTCACCGTCGTCGATGGCACGGGCATGCACATCTATCAGCCCGGCTTCCTCTACGTCGCGCTCGACCAGGCGAACGCGCTCTGGCTCGCGCGCGACGAGCGCACGCTGCTGCGCAAGGAGGTCGCGCTCGTCGTCGATCAGGCGACGAGGATCGACCCGGTCGCGCAGACCGTGACGCTCGCGCGGAGCGGCTCGCTCGCATTCGATTACCTTGTCGTCGCGACGGGCTCACGGCTGGACCGCTCGGCAGTTCCCGGCTATGGCGACACGCACGACTTCTACTCGGTCGAGGGCGCGCTGCGCCTCCGTGAAGAGCTGCGTCGCTTCAAGGGCGGGCGCATCGTCCTCGGCGTCGCCGGCATCCCGTACAAGTGCCCGCCGGCGCCGGTCGAATTCGTCCTGATGACCGAGGAGTACCTGCGAAAGCGTGGCATCCGCGAGAAGAGCTCGGTCACGCTGCTCTCGCCACTGAACCGCGCGTTCACCATCGAATCCGCATCGAAGCTCGTGCAACCGATCTTCGACCAGCGCGGCATCGGGCTCGGCACGTTCTTCAACGTCGAATCGGTCGACGCGGAAAAGCGCACGGTGTCCTCGATCGAGGGCGAGACCGCCGAGTACGACCTCCTCGTGCTCGTCCCGCCGCACAAGGGCTCGGCCGTGGTGATCGACTCCGGGCTCGGCGACGCCGGCGGCTGGATGCCGACCGACCGAAGCACACTCGCGCACAAGGAATACCAGCGCATCTTCGCCATCGGCGACGCGACCGACTTGCCCATCTCGAAGAGTGGCTCGACCGCGCACTTCGAGGCGCCGATCGTCGCGAGCCGCATCGCGTCGTTCGTCCGAGGCACCGCTCCGAGGGTCGCGTACGGCGGCCGCGTGATGTGCTTCCTCGAGACTGGTGGAGGGCGGGCGACATCCTTGCGCTTCGACTACACGCATCCGCCTGCCCCACCGAAGCCCTCGCGCCTCTGGCACTGGGCGAAATGGGTCTTCAACCGCGCGTACTGGGTGACCGTTCCGCAGGGACGGATCGGATGA
- a CDS encoding copper-translocating P-type ATPase: MRHATQHASTTTETIAVSLDDVFCPCCQDDLSAAIEHLPHVVGAHVDLEHRVASVTIHSGMTDALTLRKQIEGCNFRNPVPLPRAQVSSHEAMHHAASKTAAHSGHEAMGHDMSDPRMAAAMEADMRRRFVVALVLSLPVVAYSSLGTLLLGGRELPAPIDRNWILFAFSTPVALWASSVFHTGAWRSIRSGVLNMSVLVSLGILVSYLFSVGLTLTTGGDTFYEASVMLATFLLFGHWMEMKARRGSSDAVRKLLELAPGEANVERSGKIVRVPVSEVRVGDVIVLQPGDRLPVDGVVLDGHTAIDESMVTGESIPIEKEAGAKVIAGTVNQTGSIRFRATQVGSDTTLARIAQMVERAQASKPPAQRLADRAAHYLVIAAVASGVLTFLYWSFIAKEPVMFALTLAVTAIVIACPDALGLATPTAIMVGTDIGAKHGILFKEATSLELASKIQVVIFDKTGTLTEGKPHVTDLVALPPLDENELLRLEAGAEVRSGHPLSKALLDEAQRRGIAVPERIEDFEALAGRGVRARVEGREVLVGTQRLMADRGISLDPIAPKIDELLHEGKTLTVVAIDGRLAGVAAVQDTPRASAKAAVSGLRALGIEVAMLTGDNRQTGEAVAREIGIERVLAEVLPEHKADEVKRLQSEGKFVAMVGDGINDAPALAQADLGIAIGAGTDVAVETGDIVLMRSDPRDVLGAITLSKATVRKMKQNLFWAAIYNLIAIPVAAGALYPTLGLLLRPEFGALAMSASSITVVTNALLLRRTEREL, encoded by the coding sequence ATGCGGCACGCCACGCAGCACGCCAGTACGACGACCGAGACGATCGCGGTCTCGCTCGACGACGTCTTCTGCCCGTGTTGTCAGGACGATCTCAGCGCGGCGATCGAACATCTTCCGCACGTCGTCGGCGCGCATGTCGACCTCGAACATAGAGTCGCCAGCGTCACGATCCACTCGGGCATGACCGACGCCTTGACGCTGCGAAAGCAGATCGAGGGCTGCAACTTCCGCAACCCGGTGCCGTTGCCGAGGGCGCAGGTCAGCTCGCACGAGGCGATGCACCACGCGGCGTCCAAGACCGCGGCGCACAGCGGCCACGAGGCGATGGGTCACGACATGTCCGATCCGCGCATGGCCGCCGCAATGGAAGCGGACATGCGCCGGCGATTCGTCGTCGCGCTCGTGCTGTCGCTCCCCGTGGTCGCGTACTCCTCGCTCGGGACGCTCCTCCTGGGGGGTCGCGAGCTCCCGGCGCCCATCGACAGGAACTGGATCCTCTTTGCCTTCTCGACGCCCGTCGCGCTGTGGGCTTCGAGCGTGTTCCACACCGGCGCATGGCGATCGATCCGCTCCGGTGTGCTCAACATGAGCGTGCTCGTCTCGCTGGGGATCCTCGTGAGCTATCTCTTCAGCGTCGGCCTCACCCTCACGACCGGTGGCGACACGTTCTACGAGGCGTCGGTGATGCTCGCCACCTTCCTGCTCTTCGGCCACTGGATGGAGATGAAGGCCCGGCGCGGTTCGTCCGATGCGGTGCGCAAGCTGCTCGAGCTCGCGCCGGGCGAGGCGAACGTCGAGCGCAGCGGCAAGATCGTGCGTGTCCCGGTCTCCGAGGTCCGTGTCGGTGATGTGATCGTGCTGCAGCCCGGGGACCGCCTGCCCGTCGACGGCGTGGTGCTGGACGGGCACACGGCGATCGACGAGTCGATGGTGACGGGCGAGTCGATCCCTATCGAGAAGGAGGCGGGGGCGAAGGTCATCGCCGGGACCGTCAACCAGACCGGCTCGATCCGTTTCCGTGCCACACAGGTGGGATCGGACACCACGCTCGCGCGGATCGCGCAGATGGTCGAGCGCGCCCAGGCTTCGAAGCCACCGGCGCAGCGGCTCGCGGACCGCGCCGCGCACTACCTCGTCATCGCCGCCGTCGCCTCCGGTGTGCTCACCTTTCTCTATTGGTCGTTCATCGCCAAGGAACCCGTGATGTTCGCGCTCACCCTCGCCGTCACAGCGATCGTCATCGCCTGCCCGGACGCGCTGGGCCTGGCGACGCCGACCGCGATCATGGTCGGGACCGACATCGGCGCGAAGCACGGGATCCTGTTCAAAGAGGCAACGAGTCTCGAGCTCGCGTCGAAGATCCAGGTCGTCATCTTCGACAAGACCGGAACCCTCACCGAAGGCAAGCCGCACGTCACCGATCTCGTCGCGCTTCCGCCACTCGACGAGAACGAGTTGCTGCGTCTTGAAGCCGGAGCCGAGGTCCGCTCCGGCCACCCGCTGTCCAAGGCGCTGCTCGACGAAGCGCAGCGCCGGGGTATCGCCGTGCCGGAACGCATCGAGGACTTCGAAGCGCTCGCCGGACGCGGCGTCCGAGCCCGTGTGGAGGGCCGCGAGGTGCTGGTCGGCACCCAACGGCTCATGGCGGACCGCGGGATATCGCTCGACCCGATCGCTCCGAAGATCGATGAGCTCTTGCATGAGGGCAAAACGCTCACCGTCGTCGCGATCGACGGGCGGCTGGCGGGAGTTGCCGCCGTCCAGGACACCCCGCGAGCGAGCGCGAAGGCGGCGGTCTCGGGCCTGCGCGCTCTTGGCATCGAGGTGGCGATGCTGACAGGAGACAACCGTCAGACCGGCGAAGCCGTCGCGCGTGAGATCGGGATCGAGCGGGTGCTGGCGGAAGTACTGCCCGAGCACAAGGCGGACGAGGTCAAGCGGCTGCAGTCGGAGGGAAAGTTCGTGGCGATGGTCGGCGACGGCATCAACGATGCGCCCGCGCTCGCCCAAGCTGACCTGGGGATCGCGATCGGCGCGGGGACGGATGTGGCCGTCGAGACCGGCGACATCGTGCTCATGCGCTCGGATCCACGAGACGTACTCGGCGCGATCACGCTGTCGAAGGCGACCGTGCGCAAGATGAAGCAGAACCTCTTCTGGGCCGCGATCTACAACCTCATCGCCATCCCGGTCGCCGCCGGCGCGCTATATCCAACGCTCGGACTGCTGCTGCGTCCGGAGTTCGGGGCGCTGGCGATGAGCGCGAGCTCGATCACGGTCGTGACCAACGCTCTGCTGCTCAGGCGAACGGAGCGCGAGCTCTAG
- a CDS encoding sulfurtransferase TusA family protein, whose translation MTLTETQLTKSIDARGMACPGPLLALIGAIRQGQIGDTFEVISSDAGSRTDIPAWVAKAKHEIVGVLEEPGFARFIVRKAR comes from the coding sequence ATGACGCTCACCGAAACGCAGCTGACGAAGTCGATCGACGCGCGCGGCATGGCCTGCCCCGGGCCGCTCCTCGCGCTCATCGGCGCGATCCGCCAGGGGCAGATCGGCGACACGTTCGAGGTCATCTCGAGCGACGCTGGCTCGCGTACCGACATCCCGGCGTGGGTCGCGAAGGCGAAGCACGAGATCGTCGGCGTCCTCGAGGAGCCTGGCTTCGCGCGCTTCATCGTACGGAAGGCGCGCTGA
- a CDS encoding pyrimidine dimer DNA glycosylase/endonuclease V yields MRIWDVAPQTLCRSHLLGEHREGHAVFAVIARGSAGYREHPETKRWVGKLPALATRHQRVVDEMRRRGYRHASPMRAWRGSRIQRARLLSLDAQSARLAAKPCQCPQLSGSRTKAAMRTGSPR; encoded by the coding sequence ATGCGTATCTGGGATGTGGCGCCGCAAACGCTGTGTCGCTCTCATCTGCTGGGCGAGCATCGCGAGGGCCACGCGGTGTTCGCGGTGATCGCTCGCGGCAGCGCCGGCTACCGGGAGCATCCGGAGACGAAGCGCTGGGTGGGGAAGCTTCCGGCGCTGGCGACCCGGCACCAGCGTGTCGTGGACGAGATGCGCCGGCGTGGCTACCGTCACGCCAGCCCGATGCGAGCCTGGCGCGGATCGCGGATCCAGCGTGCGCGGCTTCTGTCGCTCGACGCGCAGTCCGCGCGCTTGGCCGCGAAGCCCTGTCAGTGTCCGCAGCTGAGCGGCTCGCGAACGAAGGCGGCGATGCGAACGGGGAGCCCGCGATGA
- a CDS encoding DsrE/DsrF/DrsH-like family protein — protein MEERLETPLSLVLFSGTDDKLSAAAVLAVGAAAMGRPVNLFLQYYAVDAFRSDRIAKDHGLSPEATAAQRSVVVAHPGAHWSDLLRQAKELGDVRIHACALSTEMFGLAQKDLDPIVDDIEGVAAFMADAQGPITFI, from the coding sequence ATGGAAGAACGGCTCGAAACCCCGCTCTCACTCGTCCTCTTTTCAGGCACCGATGACAAGCTCAGCGCGGCCGCGGTCCTCGCGGTCGGAGCGGCGGCGATGGGTCGCCCGGTCAACCTCTTCCTCCAGTACTACGCCGTCGACGCGTTCCGGTCCGACCGGATCGCGAAGGACCACGGTCTCTCGCCCGAGGCGACAGCCGCGCAGAGGTCCGTCGTGGTGGCGCACCCGGGCGCGCACTGGTCCGACCTGCTCCGCCAGGCGAAGGAACTCGGCGACGTCCGCATCCACGCCTGCGCGCTGTCGACGGAGATGTTCGGCCTCGCACAGAAGGACCTGGATCCGATCGTCGACGACATCGAGGGCGTCGCCGCGTTCATGGCTGACGCGCAGGGCCCGATCACGTTCATCTAA
- a CDS encoding OsmC family protein, whose protein sequence is MGRILVVREAGVRFTADVRGHRVTYDQPIEAGGTDAGPTPTESFVASLAGCAAYYVERFLERHGLSADGLSVAADFSMAQHPSRVDVVEITIELGGELPDALRAPLLAVAQHCTVHNSIAAAPDVRIELGTRVARGAGVLSRLAL, encoded by the coding sequence ATGGGACGGATCTTGGTCGTGCGCGAAGCAGGCGTGCGCTTCACCGCGGATGTCCGCGGGCACCGTGTCACGTACGACCAGCCGATCGAGGCCGGCGGAACCGACGCGGGGCCAACGCCGACCGAGTCGTTCGTCGCGAGCCTGGCGGGCTGCGCTGCGTACTACGTCGAGCGGTTCCTCGAGCGCCACGGCCTGTCCGCGGACGGGCTCTCCGTCGCTGCCGACTTCTCGATGGCGCAGCATCCTTCGCGCGTCGATGTGGTCGAGATCACCATCGAGCTCGGAGGTGAGCTACCCGACGCGCTGCGCGCGCCGCTCCTTGCCGTCGCCCAGCACTGCACGGTGCACAACTCGATCGCCGCGGCGCCCGACGTGCGGATCGAGCTCGGCACGCGAGTCGCTCGTGGCGCGGGCGTTCTGAGCCGCTTAGCCTTGTAA
- a CDS encoding fasciclin domain-containing protein, translated as MDRRISLLVSLGITAALLVGCSTTPAASTTTASPAAPTATARAQMDIVDTAVANGSFTTLAKLLGSAGLVATLKGTGPFTVFAPTDDAFAKLDKATLDSLAMDPAKLKAVLTYHVVSGKVLAADVKSGLVQTVAGSPFTVSINGTSVMIDNAKLIKTDVLASNGVIHVIDSVLIPASLSQKDIVDTAVAAGGFTTLAKLLTSAGLINTLKGAGPFTVFAPTDEAFSKIDKATLDAIAGDPAKLKAVLTYHVIAGRVLAADVKAGAAQTVADQPITIATQGGVVMVNNAKVIKTDVLASNGVIHVIDTVLLPKL; from the coding sequence ATGGATCGTCGCATCTCACTCCTCGTATCGCTCGGCATCACGGCAGCCCTGCTCGTGGGCTGCTCGACCACCCCCGCGGCAAGCACGACGACCGCGAGTCCCGCGGCGCCGACGGCGACCGCCCGTGCCCAGATGGACATCGTGGACACGGCCGTCGCAAACGGGTCGTTCACGACGCTCGCGAAGCTCCTCGGCTCGGCTGGCCTGGTCGCAACGCTCAAGGGCACTGGGCCGTTCACCGTGTTCGCGCCGACGGACGACGCGTTCGCCAAGCTGGACAAGGCAACCCTCGACTCGCTCGCCATGGACCCGGCGAAACTGAAGGCCGTGCTCACATATCACGTCGTGTCGGGCAAGGTGCTCGCCGCTGACGTGAAGTCCGGCCTGGTTCAGACGGTCGCCGGCTCACCGTTCACCGTCTCGATCAACGGGACCTCGGTCATGATCGACAACGCGAAGCTCATCAAGACCGACGTGCTGGCCTCGAACGGCGTCATCCACGTGATCGACAGCGTCCTCATCCCCGCGTCACTGTCTCAGAAGGACATCGTCGACACGGCGGTCGCCGCCGGCGGATTCACGACCCTCGCCAAGCTGCTCACCTCCGCGGGTCTTATCAACACGCTCAAGGGCGCCGGCCCATTCACGGTCTTCGCACCGACGGACGAGGCCTTTTCCAAGATCGACAAGGCGACCCTCGACGCCATCGCGGGCGATCCCGCGAAGCTCAAGGCCGTACTCACCTATCACGTCATCGCCGGCCGCGTGCTCGCCGCTGACGTCAAGGCAGGAGCGGCCCAGACCGTTGCCGATCAGCCGATCACCATCGCCACCCAGGGTGGGGTGGTGATGGTCAACAACGCCAAGGTCATCAAGACCGACGTGCTCGCCTCGAATGGCGTCATCCACGTCATCGACACCGTCCTCCTCCCCAAGCTCTAG
- a CDS encoding cobalamin B12-binding domain-containing protein produces the protein MNEPGPALLRIGELSRRSGVSVELLRAWEARYRLLRPRRTSGHFRLYSDLDAARIRRMRSLLESGLSAAQAARAVLQEEAAGAHATTVPVGLVEELDRVLLAFDEPGSHATLDRLFSSVVLETALVEAILPELRSIGDRWAAGTVTVAQEHFASTLIRGRLLGLARGWDEGRGRRVVLACVPGELHDIGLVCFGLVLRRKGWRILYLGQDTPIETAASALKRSRAGVFVALSTDRRRFTAVADELADLAHRVTLAIGGAGATDEHARRMRATLLGPDLITGATQLTTKAR, from the coding sequence GTGAATGAGCCAGGGCCAGCACTTCTGCGCATCGGCGAGCTGAGCCGGCGCAGCGGCGTGAGCGTCGAGCTCCTCCGCGCCTGGGAGGCACGCTACCGGCTGTTGCGACCGCGGCGCACCTCGGGACACTTCCGCCTGTACTCCGACCTCGACGCGGCGCGCATCCGCCGCATGCGGTCGCTCCTCGAGTCCGGGTTGTCGGCGGCTCAGGCGGCGCGCGCGGTCCTCCAGGAGGAGGCCGCCGGCGCGCACGCGACTACGGTCCCCGTCGGTCTGGTGGAGGAGCTCGACCGGGTCCTCTTGGCATTCGACGAGCCGGGTTCCCATGCGACGCTGGACCGACTCTTCTCCAGCGTCGTCCTGGAGACGGCGCTCGTCGAGGCGATCCTGCCAGAGCTCCGCTCGATCGGCGATCGCTGGGCCGCCGGAACGGTCACGGTGGCGCAGGAGCACTTCGCCTCGACGCTCATCCGCGGCCGGCTGCTGGGGCTCGCGCGGGGGTGGGACGAAGGACGCGGCCGTCGGGTCGTGCTCGCCTGCGTGCCGGGGGAACTCCATGACATCGGACTCGTCTGTTTCGGACTCGTGCTGCGCCGAAAGGGATGGCGGATCCTCTATCTCGGCCAGGACACGCCGATCGAGACCGCCGCCTCGGCGCTCAAACGCTCGCGCGCCGGCGTGTTCGTCGCCCTGTCGACAGACCGGCGGCGCTTCACCGCCGTCGCCGACGAGCTCGCCGACCTCGCCCATCGCGTGACGCTCGCCATCGGCGGAGCAGGCGCGACCGATGAGCACGCGCGGCGGATGCGCGCCACGCTCCTGGGTCCCGACCTGATCACCGGTGCGACGCAGCTCACCACCAAAGCACGCTGA
- a CDS encoding DHA2 family efflux MFS transporter permease subunit: protein MTYAQAQEGRSRWLGLSALSLGVAMIIVDATIVNVAVPSLVKDLGLDSTQAEWVNTTYALVFAAFLVTLGRAGDLIGRRVTYLAGTALFALASVAAGVAPTGELLIAARLGQGLAGAAILPATQSIINTTFRGRDRALAFGIWGATIGGVAAVGPLLGGWLTTNLSWRWAFYVNLPIALVAIAGTLLYVKESRDENARRGWDPLGFVLVTLGLSSFVFGLVEGRLYGWLAPTKPFAAFGWTWPSTEISIIPVAIVGGLLAVVAFAWVELRRQRAGRFFLFDFDLWRYPAFRFGNLAGTIVSLGEFGLLFVLPLFLQAVVGYSAFETGLTFLALALGSFASAGAASVLTARFGPRRVVSIGMALEAVGILATTLLISPSVAGLTLAAPLFVYGVGVGFATAQLTNIVLSDIPQARSGLASGTNSTMRQLGSALGIAILGTVLFSGLADGTRERLAVTGSVPAPARDAIVQALDASAGQALVALREDPRGFAIVPAVEDAFVAAARGAGEVAFAFVMLGLFMSFLIPVAEPARAAIAADGAATAGPASGRI, encoded by the coding sequence GTGACCTACGCACAGGCACAAGAGGGACGCTCGCGCTGGCTCGGCCTATCCGCGCTCAGCCTCGGGGTCGCCATGATCATCGTCGACGCCACGATCGTGAACGTCGCCGTACCGTCGCTCGTGAAGGACCTGGGGTTGGACAGCACGCAGGCGGAGTGGGTGAACACCACTTACGCGTTGGTCTTCGCCGCCTTCTTGGTCACCCTCGGCCGCGCCGGTGATCTCATCGGCCGCCGCGTCACGTACCTGGCGGGCACTGCGCTTTTCGCCCTTGCATCCGTCGCCGCAGGTGTGGCGCCGACGGGGGAGCTGCTGATCGCGGCTCGCCTCGGCCAGGGTCTGGCCGGCGCCGCGATCCTGCCGGCGACGCAGTCGATCATCAACACGACCTTCCGCGGCCGTGACCGAGCTCTGGCGTTCGGCATCTGGGGCGCGACGATCGGAGGAGTGGCCGCAGTGGGTCCGCTCCTCGGAGGCTGGCTCACGACGAACCTCTCCTGGCGCTGGGCCTTCTACGTCAATCTGCCGATCGCGCTCGTCGCGATCGCCGGCACGCTCCTCTATGTGAAGGAGTCGCGCGATGAGAACGCTCGGCGCGGGTGGGATCCGCTCGGCTTCGTGCTCGTCACGCTCGGGCTTTCGTCCTTCGTGTTCGGGCTCGTTGAAGGACGCCTCTACGGCTGGCTCGCTCCAACGAAGCCCTTCGCAGCGTTCGGTTGGACCTGGCCCTCGACCGAGATCTCGATCATCCCGGTCGCGATCGTCGGCGGGCTGCTTGCCGTGGTCGCGTTCGCGTGGGTCGAGCTCCGGCGCCAGCGCGCCGGTCGCTTCTTCCTCTTCGACTTCGACCTGTGGCGCTACCCGGCGTTCCGCTTCGGCAACCTCGCTGGCACGATCGTGTCGCTGGGAGAATTCGGTCTGCTCTTCGTCCTCCCGCTCTTCTTACAGGCGGTCGTCGGCTACTCCGCGTTCGAGACGGGCCTGACCTTCCTCGCGCTCGCGCTGGGCTCATTCGCCTCGGCCGGCGCGGCGAGCGTGCTCACCGCGCGGTTCGGCCCGCGCCGTGTCGTCAGCATCGGCATGGCCCTCGAAGCGGTCGGCATCCTCGCCACGACACTGCTGATCTCGCCCTCCGTTGCCGGACTGACCCTCGCCGCGCCGCTCTTCGTGTACGGCGTGGGTGTCGGTTTCGCGACGGCTCAGCTGACCAACATCGTCCTGTCTGATATCCCGCAGGCCCGCTCCGGCCTCGCCTCGGGGACCAACTCGACGATGCGCCAGCTCGGATCGGCGCTGGGCATCGCGATCCTCGGCACCGTCCTGTTCAGCGGTCTGGCGGACGGCACCCGCGAACGGCTCGCCGTCACAGGGAGCGTCCCCGCGCCGGCGCGCGACGCCATCGTCCAGGCCCTCGACGCATCAGCCGGCCAGGCCCTCGTCGCTCTCCGCGAGGATCCGCGCGGCTTCGCTATCGTGCCGGCCGTCGAGGACGCGTTCGTCGCGGCTGCCCGCGGGGCGGGAGAGGTCGCGTTCGCGTTCGTGATGCTCGGTCTTTTCATGTCGTTCCTCATTCCCGTGGCCGAACCGGCAAGGGCGGCCATCGCCGCCGATGGGGCCGCGACGGCCGGGCCAGCCTCAGGGCGGATCTAG
- a CDS encoding sulfurtransferase TusA family protein, protein MTLVIAKTLDCKGLACPLPIVKTAQAMKLLGAGDVIEVLATDPGATKDFAAWAKATGNPLVEATSDAGVLRFVLMKKGVTP, encoded by the coding sequence GTGACGCTCGTGATCGCGAAGACACTCGACTGCAAAGGCCTTGCGTGTCCGCTGCCGATCGTGAAGACGGCGCAGGCGATGAAGCTCCTCGGTGCCGGCGACGTCATCGAGGTACTCGCCACCGATCCGGGCGCCACGAAGGACTTCGCCGCGTGGGCGAAGGCCACCGGTAACCCGCTCGTCGAAGCGACGAGCGACGCTGGCGTCTTGCGCTTCGTGCTCATGAAGAAAGGGGTGACCCCATGA
- a CDS encoding DUF378 domain-containing protein, with protein MRAAQILASILLIVGGLNWGLVAIANFDLVAALVGLTFGNTNAITRVIYGMVGAAAVFEAVRLVTVRSARTALA; from the coding sequence ATGCGCGCAGCTCAGATCCTCGCGTCGATCCTGCTCATCGTCGGCGGACTCAACTGGGGCCTCGTAGCCATCGCCAACTTCGATCTCGTCGCCGCACTCGTTGGCCTCACCTTCGGCAACACGAACGCGATCACTCGTGTCATCTATGGCATGGTCGGCGCCGCGGCGGTCTTCGAAGCGGTCCGGCTCGTCACCGTGCGCAGCGCCCGTACCGCGCTCGCCTAG
- a CDS encoding DsrE/DsrF/DrsH-like family protein — translation MTLTLDRPTALPLPAPDETTAKETGGLVIFAWSGDLDRVWPTLILANSAAALGKPVTVFFTFWGLFPLVRNDRGITGKKWMQKMLSVMNKGGTAHMKLSKLNFAGMGSAMMRTLAKQYNVASPQELLETARDMGVRLVPCQMTMDLMGLTKDDLIEGIEEPAGAATALAAADGATTLFI, via the coding sequence ATGACGCTCACGCTCGATCGACCGACCGCGCTTCCGCTCCCCGCGCCCGACGAAACGACGGCGAAAGAGACGGGTGGCCTCGTCATCTTCGCCTGGAGCGGCGACCTCGACCGCGTGTGGCCGACGCTCATCCTCGCGAACAGTGCGGCCGCGCTCGGAAAGCCCGTAACGGTGTTCTTCACCTTCTGGGGACTCTTCCCACTCGTGCGCAACGACCGCGGCATCACCGGCAAGAAGTGGATGCAGAAGATGCTCTCGGTCATGAACAAGGGCGGGACCGCGCACATGAAGCTGTCGAAGCTGAACTTCGCAGGCATGGGCTCGGCGATGATGCGGACGCTCGCCAAGCAGTACAACGTCGCGAGTCCGCAGGAGCTCCTCGAGACAGCACGCGACATGGGCGTCCGGCTCGTGCCCTGCCAGATGACCATGGACCTGATGGGTCTCACGAAGGACGACCTCATCGAGGGCATCGAGGAGCCCGCCGGCGCCGCGACCGCGCTCGCCGCCGCCGATGGCGCGACGACCCTCTTCATCTAG
- a CDS encoding metalloregulator ArsR/SmtB family transcription factor has translation MSLTDGLIEGAARRFALLGDPTRLRILHVLMVEGEMAVGVLAKAAGTSRFNASAHLTRLLESGFVARRREGTAIYYRVDDKNLPRVCEWMCDSLRTRARTLARAAERTATSGLPRLALKKR, from the coding sequence ATGAGCTTGACTGACGGTCTCATCGAGGGCGCCGCGCGGCGATTCGCGCTGCTCGGTGATCCGACCCGCCTGCGCATCCTCCACGTGCTCATGGTGGAGGGCGAGATGGCGGTCGGAGTGCTCGCAAAGGCCGCCGGAACGTCACGCTTCAACGCATCGGCGCACCTCACGCGGCTGCTCGAGTCCGGGTTTGTCGCGCGCCGCCGTGAAGGCACCGCGATCTACTACCGCGTCGACGACAAGAACCTGCCGCGCGTCTGCGAGTGGATGTGCGACTCTCTGCGGACGCGTGCGCGGACGCTGGCCCGCGCAGCGGAGCGCACGGCGACGTCCGGGTTGCCGCGGCTGGCGTTGAAGAAGAGATAG